The genomic DNA AAATACCGGTGCTTTTTTAGGCATGGGTAGTGATTTAAATCCTACACTTAGAATTATCTTATTACTTATTTTACCTATAGTAGTACTTGGATTTGTATTGCGTCATATTTTCAAAGACAAAAGCTTAGATACATTTTCTCTTTTTGCTTTTGCAAGTATTATAGGGGGTGGTTTAGCTAATGTTTATGACCGTATTGTATATGGAAAAGTTACTGACTTCTTGTTTATCGATTTAGGTGGTGTTTTTAAAACAGGTATTTTTAATATGGCCGATTTATCAGTAACCACAGGCATGATTATTTTAGTTATTGCTAGCTTTAAGAAGAAGAAAATTGTTGAATAATTTAAACCGAGAAATCAAATTCTCGGTTTAAATTAATAGTAAGTAGTTTAGTTAGTTTTTGTTAGAATTTAATTTATCTGAAACGTTATTTCTTCACCAAAACCATGATTTCCATCACCTGTAACTAATACATTCCCGCTGTTAGTCATGGTATATGATCCTCCTCCATCTCCATAAGTATCGCCCATGAAAATTTTATAAGTGCCACTTTCTAGGCAAAACGTTCTACTAAATTTTGTCGTTCCTTCTGGGTACGCCCCCCCTTCAAACAATAAAACATCGCTAGAATCATACAACTCCCAATATTGTTCTTGTGCAAAGTCATCAAATGCAATATCCAGTTGGGTTTCAGGGTATGGGCAAACCTGTTTAATATTAAATGTTATGGGGTCTCCAATAAACAAGCCTTCTTCTTTATTAAAAGAAAGTACTAGTGTTTCTCCTTCTACTCCAATATTCAAATCTGATATATTTACTGTAAAAACGCCTTCATTAGAGTTCGCAGGCACAGAAACAGATCCAGGAACTGTATAGGATGCTGGATCGGCAGTTGACATATCTGTTTCTATATTGATGTTAAATACTCTTTCTACATTTGAAATACGTGTTGTATAAATTTTAATGTCATTAGAATTACTACTTTGTATGTCTACTCCAAAATCATAAGACGTCGATTCAAAAGACACATAATTAATAATATTATGATCGTCACTATCACAGCTATAAAAAGCTAATAGTGGTATTGATAAAAATAAAAAGATTGTTTTTCTCATAACTAAGTTTATTAATTATTGATTTATACTTTCGTCCATATTAGGATTAGCATCTATTTCTGACTGTGGAATAGTTAAATAAAACAATTCACTATCAGCAGGAACATTCACAATTACCCTATGTACAGCGTCTCTATTAATAGGCCTACTTAATCTTTTGGCATCAAACCATTCAATACCTAATTCGCCATATAACTCTTTGCGTCTTTCCAGTAAAATCTCATCCATCAGATCGCTTCCGGAATTGGTGGATAATGTCGCTCCCGGATCTCTATCTTTTTGTAATGCAAAAAGTAAATCCCTAGCTCCAGATTCGTTATTTAAATTATATTGAGCTTCAGCATCAATTAATACCATTTCAGACTTTCGCATTAAAGGAACATCTGATGCAAACGTAAAAACAAACTTAGTCGTCACGAATTCTCTGTAAGGTGTTGCTGAATTATAAATATCCTGAAACAGCTTTCTAACATCGGTATCTGCAAACTCATCTCTGAAATTTGTATTTATATAGGTGTTTTGAAGCGATGCTGTTAAATGATCTGTGAATACATGAGGTGCCATCCAAAAAAAATTGCTTTCGTTTGTACCATTTTGAAAATGTCCCCATAGCCAATCTTGATCCGATAATTCATTAAACCCATTACCCCAATTTGAAGATACCACTGCCGTTGTCGCATTACCTCCATAAGCTGCTTTAGCAGCAGCAGAGGCTAAATCCCAATCATCCTGAGTGACTAATAAAACTCTAGCTAATATCCCATTAGCAACAGCTTTATTAATATAACTTTTACCAAGCCTTTCCTCAGGTAAATCCTGAATTGCAGATTTAAGATCAGACAATATTAAGTCATAAACATCGGTTAATGGGCTTGGAGAGTTACCAGCTGAAGACCCTGTAGCTGGTTCTGTATAAATAGGAATTCTAGAGCTCGTCCTATCTGTATTATAATTAGGAGCGAACTCTAAGGCTATTTGAAAATAATGAAATGCCCTTATGGCTTTCCCCACAGCAGTAAATTCTTTTTTCGTCGCATCATCGAGACTACTATTTGCTAATCCATTAATTAATACATTAGCATAATTAATTATTTCGTAATTAAAAGTCCACGTAAAACTTGTTCTTCTAAAAGTAGGCAGTCTATTATCATGGGCATAATCAAACCTATAAAATGTAGGTGCTAGGATTAAGTCATTTCCTTTAACTGTCCTCGCAAAATACATGGCATATAAGCCCCCTGTATCTGGATCTGAAGTATTTTCACCATCTGTTAAATCATCATCCCACTGCCCTTTATATCTATCATAAATACCTGTTATAAAAGACTGTACAATTTCTCTATCTGAAAAGACTATTGACTCTGGAAGGCCTGCCGTATTCTGAGGCTCATCTATAAACTCTTTTGAGCAACTAGACAAAAAGACTACCATTAAAACCAGTAGAAATTTTGTGCTTTTTGATGTATTATATATTTTCATTTCTTTAATTTTTTGGTTTTAAAATTCTAAAATAATACCAGACGTTATTGTTTTAGATAATGGAGACCTACTATTGGCAACACCGTTAAATGATTGTTCTGGATCAATTCCTTTATGGGATTGCCAGGTTAAGATATTATCTGCTTGTAAAAACAACCTTAACTTGCTTAATCCTACTCTTTCAATTACTGATTGCGGAAGATTGTAACCAAATGTTAAACTTTTCAATCTTACATAATCATTTTTAAACAAGAAGCGTGTTGAACGGGAAGCATGATCATTGTTATTAGCTAATAATAATGGAAAATTGCTAATATCTCCGGGGTTTTGCCATGCATCAAAATTATCTGGATGGGCACTAGCTCCCGGGTTTTGGAAAGGGTTTATTAGTGATGAATAGTCTGAATCTAATAAATAAGCTCCAAAGCTAAAATTGAACAATACATTCAAATCAAACTGTTTGTATCTAATAAAGGAAGTAAACCCGCCTTCTATATCTGGCAAAGAAGATTTCCCAGTATCATATCGAGTGGCCCTAGTATCAGGATCCGAACTGTAATCCTTTGTTGTGACCCTATCAATTACATTACCTTCATCATCTAATACATCTCTATACCACATACCTTTACCATCGGCAGGGTCTACACCAGCCCATTCTGGGATAAAGAAATCGAAAATAGAGCCGCCAACTCTGTAACGTTTAGACCCATTTATAATTTGATCTTGTGATAACTTAGTCCACTCGTTCTTATTTAGTGCCACGTTAATACCCGTAGTCCATGTAAAATCTTCTGTATTGAAATTAATAGAGCGTAACGATGCTTCCCATCCAAAGTTTTTAATAGACCCAATATTTGTTACAATTTTATTTACACCTAAAGATCGTGGTAATGGTTTATCTAAAATTAAATCTACAGACTCTTTATTATAGTATTCTAAAGTACCTGATATGGCTCCATTAAATAATTCGAAGTCTGCCCCAATATTTAAAGATTCTATTTTTTCCCATCTTAAATTCACATCGGCTACACCTTCAGGCAAAATACCTGGGTTACCTTCATTAACAAAACCTGTTTGAAAAACAGATTGATAAGGAAAAAGGTTTGCGGTTCTATTGTTTCCCAGTTCACCATAAGACCCTCTAAGTTTTAAATATGTAAGGACATTGCTTTCACTTAAAAAATGCTCTTTAGAAACAATCCAGCTCATACCTCCTGCTAAGAAATTACCCCACCTTGTGTCTTCATGAAAACGGGTAGATCCATCTCTTCTTATTGAAAACTCTCCAAAATACTTTTCATTAAAATTATAGCTAAGTCGACCTAGATAACTATTAATTCTTTCCGTAATAACATTACCTCCAACGCTTTCTGGTGTCGTACTGCTATCTAAGTTATCTACTCCTGGCAAAAATCCAGTACCTTGAGAT from Flavivirga abyssicola includes the following:
- the lspA gene encoding signal peptidase II, encoding MKLSKRSIYILLVIILTIAVDQISKVLVRANIDLRTDIHPGERISLIGDTFIMMNVENTGAFLGMGSDLNPTLRIILLLILPIVVLGFVLRHIFKDKSLDTFSLFAFASIIGGGLANVYDRIVYGKVTDFLFIDLGGVFKTGIFNMADLSVTTGMIILVIASFKKKKIVE
- a CDS encoding RagB/SusD family nutrient uptake outer membrane protein; this encodes MKIYNTSKSTKFLLVLMVVFLSSCSKEFIDEPQNTAGLPESIVFSDREIVQSFITGIYDRYKGQWDDDLTDGENTSDPDTGGLYAMYFARTVKGNDLILAPTFYRFDYAHDNRLPTFRRTSFTWTFNYEIINYANVLINGLANSSLDDATKKEFTAVGKAIRAFHYFQIALEFAPNYNTDRTSSRIPIYTEPATGSSAGNSPSPLTDVYDLILSDLKSAIQDLPEERLGKSYINKAVANGILARVLLVTQDDWDLASAAAKAAYGGNATTAVVSSNWGNGFNELSDQDWLWGHFQNGTNESNFFWMAPHVFTDHLTASLQNTYINTNFRDEFADTDVRKLFQDIYNSATPYREFVTTKFVFTFASDVPLMRKSEMVLIDAEAQYNLNNESGARDLLFALQKDRDPGATLSTNSGSDLMDEILLERRKELYGELGIEWFDAKRLSRPINRDAVHRVIVNVPADSELFYLTIPQSEIDANPNMDESINQ